One window of the Aptenodytes patagonicus chromosome 5, bAptPat1.pri.cur, whole genome shotgun sequence genome contains the following:
- the IFT25 gene encoding intraflagellar transport protein 25 homolog isoform X2 has product MRAADWCLSSAGAALVLATSSDEQHPAENMADGSSETFWTTTGMFPQEFIIGFPKCVKISKVAIQCYLVRTLRIERSVSKDPVGFEQCIEKAKQGRITLRCVPWQVSENKIGHIVSL; this is encoded by the exons ATGAGGGCCGCCGACTGGTGCCTGAGCTCGGCGGGGGCTGCCCTCGTCCTGGCCACCTCCAGCGACGAGCAGCACCCCGCCGAGAACATGGCGGACGG AAGTTCAGAAACGTTTTGGACGACGACAGGCATGTTCCCACAGGAATTCATTATTGGTTTTCCTAAATGTGTAAAAATCAGCAAAGTCGCAATCCAGTGTTATTTGG tgCGGACCTTAAGGATTGAAAGAAGCGTATCTAAAGACCCAGTAGGTTTTGAACAGTGCATTGAAAAAG caaaacAAGGGAGGATAACACTAAGATGTGTGCCCTGGCAGGTGTCTGAGAACAAGATTGGTCACATTGTCAGCCTTTG a
- the IFT25 gene encoding intraflagellar transport protein 25 homolog isoform X1, whose product MRAADWCLSSAGAALVLATSSDEQHPAENMADGSSETFWTTTGMFPQEFIIGFPKCVKISKVAIQCYLVRTLRIERSVSKDPVGFEQCIEKDLQHTEGQLQMEEFPLPDFQATYLRFIIKSAFDHFVSVHRVMAEGTAENT is encoded by the exons ATGAGGGCCGCCGACTGGTGCCTGAGCTCGGCGGGGGCTGCCCTCGTCCTGGCCACCTCCAGCGACGAGCAGCACCCCGCCGAGAACATGGCGGACGG AAGTTCAGAAACGTTTTGGACGACGACAGGCATGTTCCCACAGGAATTCATTATTGGTTTTCCTAAATGTGTAAAAATCAGCAAAGTCGCAATCCAGTGTTATTTGG tgCGGACCTTAAGGATTGAAAGAAGCGTATCTAAAGACCCAGTAGGTTTTGAACAGTGCATTGAAAAAG atTTGCAACACACAGAAGGACAACTTCAAATGGAAGAATTTCCA ctTCCTGATTTCCAAGCCACTTACTTGCGTTTTATCATCAAGTCTGCCTTTGATCATTTTGTATCAGTGCACCGGGTGATGGCAGAGGGCACAGCAGAAAACACTTAA
- the DIO1 gene encoding type I iodothyronine deiodinase, whose translation MMLGIRVFLQKILILLHITTCAVVGKTLMILFPNAMKRYILKQGEKSRMNENPKFSYENWGPTFFSFKYLLFVLKVKWKRLEDEAYEGHPAPNTPVVAFNGEVRHLLDFMQDNRPLILNFGSCTUPSFMLKFDEFNKLIKDFSSIADFLIIYIEEAHAVDGWAFKNNIVIKNHRSLKDRKIAAQFLQKNNPLCPVVLDTMENLSSSKYAALPERLYLLQGGKVIYKGGVGPWNYHPQEIRAILEKLK comes from the exons ATGATGCTCGGCATCAGGGTATTCCTACAAAAAATCCTGATTCTTCTGCACATTACTACGTGTGCTGTCGTTGGCAAAACACTGATGATACTGTTCCCTAATGCCATGAAAAGATACATCCTAAAACAGGGCGAAAAGAGCAGAATGAATGAGAATCCCAAGTTCAGCTACGAAAACTGGGGTCCAACTTTTTTCAGCTTCAAGTATTTGCTCTTTGTGCTGAAGGTGAAGTGGAAGAGGCTGGAGGACGAAGCCTACGAGGGACATCCTGCTCCCAACACGCCGGTGGTGGCTTTCAACGGGGAAGTTCGTCACCTCCTTGATTTCATGCAAG ATAACCGACCTTTAATCCTGAATTTTGGAAGTTGCACCTGACCTTCGTTTATGTTAAAATTTGATGAGTTCAACAAGCTCATCAAAGATTTCAGCTCAATAGCAGATTTCCTTATCATCTACATTGAAGAAGCTCACGCAGTAG ATGGATgggcttttaaaaacaatattgtTATTAAAAATCACAGAAGCCTCAAAGATCGAAAAATTGCAGCacaatttcttcagaaaaataatccTTTATGTCCAGTGGTTTTAGACACTATGGAAAACCTGAGCAGTTCAAAATACGCTGCCTTGCCAGAACGACTGTATCTACTTCAAGGAGGGAAGGTCATCTACAAG GGAGGAGTGGGGCCTTGGAATTATCACCCCCAGGAAATACGCGCCATCCTGGaaaaactgaaatag
- the YIPF1 gene encoding protein YIPF1 isoform X1, protein MATVDDLKFQEFDDAANLLAANPDATTISIDEPVEIPKNQHGRLQEPGREEDDELLGTNDSDKTELLAGQKKSAPFWTFEYYQTFFDVDTYQVLDRIKGSVFPVPGKNFVRLYIRSNPDLYGPFWICATLVFTIAVSGNLSNFFIHLGKPTYHYVPEFRKVSIAATTIYAYAWLVPLALWGFLMWRNSKVMNIVSYSFLEIVCVYGYSLFIYIPTAILWIIPQKVVRWVLVMFSLCLSGSVLVMTFWPAVRDDNRRIALATVGTVVLLHALLAVGCLAYFFDAPELDFPAPIIPAHNGTTVITKSQ, encoded by the exons ATGGCGACTGTGGATGACCTCAAGTTTCAAG AATTTGATGATGCAGCTAATTTGCTTGCAGCAAATCCTGATGCTACCACAATAAGCATCGACGAACCAGTTGAAATCCCCAAGAATCAGCACGGTCGTCTGCAAGAGCCTGGGAGAGAAGAGGATGATGAATTACTGGGGACCAATGACTCTGATAAAACAGAG CTGCTTGCAGGACAGAAGAAAAGTGCCCCTTTCTGGACATTTGAGTACTACCAGACGTTCTTCGATGTGGACACTTACCAG GTCCTGGACAGAATCAAAGGTTCGGTTTTCCCAGTACCAGGGAAGAACTTTGTAAGGCTGTATATCCGCAGCAATCCTGACCTCTACG gTCCCTTTTGGATATGTGCCACACTCGTCTTTACCATTGCTGTTAGTGGCAATCTCTCTAATTTCTTCATCCATCTGGGCAAGCCAACATACCACTATGTGCCCGAGTTCAGAAAAG TGTCCATAGCAGCAACAACGATTTATGCGTATGCTTGGCTTGTTCCCCTTGCTCTCTGGGGATTCCTGATGTGGAGGAACAGTAAAGTTATGAACATTGTTTCCTACTCGTTCCTGGAGATAGTGTGTGTATATGGCTACTCCCTCTTCATTTACATTCCCACAGCG ATTTTATGGATCATTCCACAAAAAGTGGTGCGCTGGGTCCTGGTGATGTTCTCCCTGTGTCTTTCGGGGTCTGTTTTGGTGATGACCTTTTGGCCCGCTGTCCGAGACGACAACCGGAGGATTGCACTGGCAACCGTGGGGACCGTTGTCCTGCTTCATGCTCTGCTGGCTGTCGGCTGTTTG GCATACTTTTTTGATGCCCCTGAACTGGATTTTCCTGCACCTATTATCCCTGCTCACAATGGAACAACAGTAATAACAAAGAGTCAGTAA
- the YIPF1 gene encoding protein YIPF1 isoform X2, translated as MATVDDLKFQANPDATTISIDEPVEIPKNQHGRLQEPGREEDDELLGTNDSDKTELLAGQKKSAPFWTFEYYQTFFDVDTYQVLDRIKGSVFPVPGKNFVRLYIRSNPDLYGPFWICATLVFTIAVSGNLSNFFIHLGKPTYHYVPEFRKVSIAATTIYAYAWLVPLALWGFLMWRNSKVMNIVSYSFLEIVCVYGYSLFIYIPTAILWIIPQKVVRWVLVMFSLCLSGSVLVMTFWPAVRDDNRRIALATVGTVVLLHALLAVGCLAYFFDAPELDFPAPIIPAHNGTTVITKSQ; from the exons ATGGCGACTGTGGATGACCTCAAGTTTCAAG CAAATCCTGATGCTACCACAATAAGCATCGACGAACCAGTTGAAATCCCCAAGAATCAGCACGGTCGTCTGCAAGAGCCTGGGAGAGAAGAGGATGATGAATTACTGGGGACCAATGACTCTGATAAAACAGAG CTGCTTGCAGGACAGAAGAAAAGTGCCCCTTTCTGGACATTTGAGTACTACCAGACGTTCTTCGATGTGGACACTTACCAG GTCCTGGACAGAATCAAAGGTTCGGTTTTCCCAGTACCAGGGAAGAACTTTGTAAGGCTGTATATCCGCAGCAATCCTGACCTCTACG gTCCCTTTTGGATATGTGCCACACTCGTCTTTACCATTGCTGTTAGTGGCAATCTCTCTAATTTCTTCATCCATCTGGGCAAGCCAACATACCACTATGTGCCCGAGTTCAGAAAAG TGTCCATAGCAGCAACAACGATTTATGCGTATGCTTGGCTTGTTCCCCTTGCTCTCTGGGGATTCCTGATGTGGAGGAACAGTAAAGTTATGAACATTGTTTCCTACTCGTTCCTGGAGATAGTGTGTGTATATGGCTACTCCCTCTTCATTTACATTCCCACAGCG ATTTTATGGATCATTCCACAAAAAGTGGTGCGCTGGGTCCTGGTGATGTTCTCCCTGTGTCTTTCGGGGTCTGTTTTGGTGATGACCTTTTGGCCCGCTGTCCGAGACGACAACCGGAGGATTGCACTGGCAACCGTGGGGACCGTTGTCCTGCTTCATGCTCTGCTGGCTGTCGGCTGTTTG GCATACTTTTTTGATGCCCCTGAACTGGATTTTCCTGCACCTATTATCCCTGCTCACAATGGAACAACAGTAATAACAAAGAGTCAGTAA
- the NDC1 gene encoding nucleoporin NDC1, translated as MEAGAGRQRALLRQVLGWRVAAAVAWSVLLLPVCTAAFVVLSGLDPFHPVRWISNSFNDLYTSYVIFCILLMSVVILVISIFNAEFYAVVPSIPCSRIALIGKIIHPQQVIHSVVHAIMGMLVAWCAAVMTKGKFQFLAVPCTPSESLDDAVPQMCLNEYHLFFLLSGAFMGYSYSLLYLINNMNYLPFPIIQQYKYLRFRRSLPLLVKHGCVESLYFVRNFCVAYYFFGYIPKAWISTTMDLHIDSKLHPLDTLTGLLDLSLFYHAWLCGVFLLITWYIAWLLFKIYATETHHFPVQPTFAEETDQCLPKILNSNPPLIIKFLALQDLMLLSQYSPVRRQEVFSLSQPGGHPHNWTAISRECLSLLSDLTQRLITQQEAAAANGRAKQPAGELKVSPQTPGAVVTEDMSFQSQRSNIVPRASMSSLVKSSLMPLKTSPGSDVGSPFSSPALNCKMGILDVNSPWHGSVQSRHVMRRGPKLWTSGSDLQMNGSHHESFPVLSAARVGSEAVQPSFIYTWLQNKQEQIKNFLSKRVLIMYFFSKHPEASIQAVFSDAQMHIWALEGLSHLVAASFTEDQFGVVQTTLPAILNTLLTLQEVVDRHFKLPHVSSKPARISGSLVDTSYKTLRFALRASLKTALYRITTVFGEHLNAVQVSTEHKKRLQQFLEYKE; from the exons ATggaggcgggggcgggccggCAGCGGGCGCTGCTCCGACAG gtgctgggctggagggtggcgGCCGCCGTCGCCTGGtccgtgctgctgctgcccgtCTGCACCGCGGCCTTCGTCGTCCTCAGCGGCCTCGACCCCTTCCACCCGGTGCGCTGGATCTCGA attCTTTCAATGATTTATATACTTCCTACGTCATCTTTTGTATCCTCCTTATGTCTGTGGTGATACTAGTCATAAGCATCTTCAACGCTGAATTTTATGCAG TTGTGCCATCCATACCGTGCTCTCGAATAGCACTGATCGGAAAAATTATTCACCCTCAGCAAGTTATCCATTCGGTTGTTCATGCCATAATGGGAATGTTGGTTGCCTGGTGCGCTGCAGTTATGACAAAAGGGAAGTTCCAGTTTCTTGCTGTGCCCTGCACGCCTTCGGAAAG CCTAGATGATGCTGTTCCTCAGATGTGCCTAAATGAGTATCACctcttttttctactttctggAGCTTTCATGGGATACAGTTATAGTCTTTTGTATCTTATTAACAATATGAATTATTTGCCATTTCCAATCATACAG caaTACAAATACTTACGTTTCAGAAGATCTCTGCCTCTCCTTGTTAAACACGGTTGTGTGGAATCACTGTATTTTGTTAGAAACTTCTGTGTTGCATATTACTTTTTTG GTTATATCCCAAAGGCATGGATAAGTACCACGATGGATCTTCATATAGACAG TAAATTGCATCCTCTTGACACTCTGACTGGCTTATTGGATCTCTCCTTGTTTTACCATGCCTGGTTATGTGGCGTATTTCTTCTGATTACCTGGTACATTGCATGGTTACTCTTCAAAATTTATGCTACTGAG ACACATCATTTTCCTGTCCAGCCAACTTTTGCTGAGGAGACAGACCAGTGCCTGCCTAAAATCTTAAACAGCAACCCTCCCCTCATTATAAAG tTTTTAGCCTTACAAGACTTGATGTTACTTTCCCAATATTCTCCTGTTCGACGACAGGAAGTCTTTAGCCTTAGTCAGCCAG GTGGGCACCCGCACAACTGGACTGCAATATCAAGGGAGTGTTTGAGTCTTCTGAGTGATCTGACCCAGAGGCTGATCACACAGCAGGAAGCTGCAGCAGCAAATGGGAGAGCAAAGCAGCCAGCAGGAGAGCTGAAAGTATCTCCACAGACTCCAG GAGCTGTTGTGACAGAAGACATGTCTTTCCAGTCACAGAGGTCTAATATCGTTCCCAGAGCCTCCATGTCTTCACTGGTTAAATCATCCCTAATGCCTTTAAAGACATCGCCTGGGTCTGATGTTGGTTCGCCTTTCAGCTCACCTGCTTTAAACTGCAAGATGGGAATTCTGGATGTAAACTCTCCTTGGCATGGATCAGTCCAAAGTCGTCATGTTATGAGAAGGGGACCAAAGCTGTGGACGTCGGGTTCAG ATCTGCAAATGAATGGTTCCCACCACGAATCCTTCCCAGTGCTCTCTGCTGCAAGAGTTGGCAGTGAGGCGGTACAACCAAGCTTTATTTACACATGGCTTCAGAACAAGCAAGAACAG ATAAAAAACTTTTTGTCAAAACGCGTGCTGATAATGTATTTCTTCAGCAAG CACCCAGAAGCCTCCATCCAAGCTGTCTTCTCTGATGCCCAAATGCACATCTGGGCTTTGGAAG gtctGTCTCATTTGGTAGCAGCCTCCTTTACTGAAGACCAGTTTGGAGTTGTCCAAACTACACTGCCAGCTATTCTGAATACTTTACTGACTCTTCAAGAG GTTGTAGACAGACATTTCAAACTGCCTCATGTTTCTAGCAAGCCCGCCAGGATTTCAGGAAGTCTGGTGGACACATCCTACAAAACGCTACGATTTGCACTTAGAGCATCTCTGAAAACAGCACTATACCGGATAACTACTGTCTTTGGAGAACACTTAAA TGCAGTGCAAGTGTCTACAGAACACAAGAAAAGACTTCAGCAATTCTTGgaatacaaagaataa